Proteins encoded together in one Branchiostoma lanceolatum isolate klBraLanc5 chromosome 11, klBraLanc5.hap2, whole genome shotgun sequence window:
- the LOC136444457 gene encoding FRAS1-related extracellular matrix protein 1-like isoform X2, with protein sequence MGFFALWIFLLVQTGASGSLIQSLRPMHVAIGRTVSLSEEHVVFNLPAGAHNSTCKVEVVHNEPMFQRVGVLQPQVFDCQYPPGTVRYSHHGSSLLHHDQVKLRVHLFTQTKTVSEVFILTIGTLNQQYRAVEVKRNLTVSEFFGLSDPLDANILEFVYKRSSNAKCEAHISVPTSALPDFGQLVIGGNKRQVQNLREQCDKLLTLGLRYEHLLPPSPDVDFVAITIEVYDPEGDEDRYTERLHLPVNIIQGMPNTPPKGSFGAMYILDVDQFILSTITPSTLSAEDMETQSDKLVFNISKPLASGQGYIVHLDDHTKPITSFSQADINNLMIGYKPPNTSYQERRVFEVEFTIYDSHFTPSDPVMVFLAVRTSDTNAPRVSINTGLTLLEGQSRPMESHNFQVVDNDNPDNVQIIVVGGLRQGRLLVDGLPAIMFTPYHVAEGTVVYQHDDSDSDKDNIQLRITDGAHSVRASFPISILPKDDSPPFLINNVIFHLKEGETIPIDGDMLTASDMDSSDDYILFSIIHPPVSGRILKKYSWQSLGHPINSFLQRDLFEGCIYYQHTGDEMFTDSFEFVLRDSSDPPNESEPQSVVIQVIPIDDLPPARLPEMTNSLVVKETEVGVFTKAHLSYHDEESEDDDLMFTITTMCLFVDSLSLDDAGTVVSTENMPVMMKTDAVRPVRMFHQSEIDHMKIAYVPPMHDIGPKSQRVQFIYSVSDPSGNTVTGQRFDITILPVDNVSPEVQVNVLTVKEGQSVVITVENLIVSDSDTPVNEVVFILTSQPNYGSLQVKGVELALDRMFTFEDLVHYKVSYSHDGSEVTRDRFSLKVSDGVNSVTLEVPVEVHAVNDEAPVMLDGLRQHLTVPEGETVVLTPEVLSATDTDTDDDQLTFIVVQPPHRGMLYRDGVVATQFSQRDVYAGAVSYSHTEAEVGTTAVQDSFTLVVSDDPFPRNALPVHDVNITITPVDNQPPEVILDSPFIVDEGLSAPIKEIMLNAYDVDTDEDNLGFIVTLQPAWGYVENIAPMPGHEKGNIGIEITSFQLTNIKEGHIRYVQSVHIGAEPTQDQLVVCVTDGRHQSNNVTVPIAIRPRNDEVPNLTVRDFDIAEGDTVELDLSILDITDLDLPPDDVIFSVTKPPQHGQLFDSSSQHSNVLQYVTWEELRTRMRLAYSHDGSESKEDDFSIVVTDGKHVVKKTIKVSIKALNDEKPEVIRNTGLIVGPLESKVLSSVVLQSKDKDNSAKDLVYVPLTVPKRGVLQLRQKPSESWKDIKKEQNFTQWHVDMNMVRYLHTGLTGSKGMDLFNFYVTDGMHVTPAQDFIVTIKKMKKTGIQVLSRDVHVKEGSRIVLSTDVLSATDGTNEVENLIFTIVNPPSQGNIEDINAPGLSLNTFSQLDLLGHRVVYALTSKADVSSDLITFTVTNGVRQQNVSLAVSIMAVDDTPPTLSKNVGIKPHLGEVLTITSQDLLLTDPDSPADNLVVNVVQGPRYGHILMGGVAVVDRFTQADIDARQISYRHGGGKASIDRFSFTATDGRNKGFFVMGKLLDEPVFFEIEVDLTRRQPMLVKKAVPSPLLKMSGGRVGFQLTDEVLKVGDSTIKSSQFVFTITRLPLHGYLERRKDGSIVTTSFTQEDVSDGEVVYILNKDVYVTSDSFLFFVSDADGNILKNQRFDLKWSAVEMVHPQYSVCEDVGSVSILLRRRGALEQSVFVGVHVKGLTAEEGQDFTTGRAQQIQFDPGVREGQWTIGIRKDTLEENKEKLRVQLRNPDNTLLGHQDKSLVIIHDFQNGKCSSKGQETRSTVNMEQTGETARATGNVYHGLLPVKTRTQTHPITSAQVSLQRILSPAQDKRSNPGRPSFATVQGNGKRSGVRRRPCDRSTEGLLQYESRQLYQCDGRRWQLWEPQEQPLKGVCQTGWTEYGSLCYKRGDSPETWNHAQLICRERHDADLLSILSRETSEWISAFVNWEPVWIGLNNKGQQRQWEWTTGQSLSYTNWKTGQPDSDSGMQRNCVVMNQQQKWNVRKCHRGKNVYVCAKHKLVDS encoded by the exons ATGGGGTTCTTTGCCTTGTGGATATTCCTGCTGGTGCAGACCGGTGCTTCAGGCAGCCTCATCCAGTCACTCAGACCCATGCATGTAGCCATCGGCAGGACTGTGTCATTATCAGAGGAACATGTGGTCTTCAACCTACCAGCTGGTGCACATAACAGCACCTGCAAAGTGGAGGTGGTCCACAATGAGCCCATGTTCCAGCGAGTCGGGGTGTTGCAGCCTCAG GTATTTGACTGCCAGTACCCACCAGGGACTGTGCGCTACAGCCATCATGGATCATCACTATTGCACCATGATCAAGTCAAACTACGTGTACATCTCTTCACCCAAACAAAAACAGTCTCTGAGGTTTTTATTCTTACTATCGGTACACTGAACCAGCAGTATAGAGCTGTAGAAGTGAAACGCAATTTGACAGTATCTGAATTTTTTGGCCTGTCTGATCCTTTAGATGCTAACATTCTAGAGTTTGTGTACAAGAGATCGTCTAATGCCAAATGTGAAGCACACATCTCTGTGCCAACAAGTGCTCTCCCTGACTTTGGTCAACTTGTCATTGGGGGAAATAAGAGACAAGTGCAGAACCTGAGAGAGCAATGTGACAAGTTACTAACATTGGGTCTACGTTATGAACActtgctgcccccctccccagatgtGGACTTTGTTGCTATCACTATTGAGGTATATGATCCTGAAGGTGATGAAGATAGGTACACTGAGAGATTACATTTACCTGTCAATATCATCCAAGGCATGCCCAATACTCCACCAAAAGGCTCGTTTGGTGCCATGTACATCCTGGACGTTGACCAGTTCATTCTGAGTACAATAACACCATCAACACTGTCAGCTGAAGACATGGAGACCCAGTCCGACAAACTTGTCTTTAACATCAGCAAGCCTCTTGCTTCAGGACAAGGCTACATAGTCCACCTGGATGACCACACTAAACCGATCACCTCCTTCTCACAGGCAGATATCAACAACCTCATGATTGGCTACAAACCACCAAACACAAGCTATCAGGAAAGAAGGGTGTTTGAAGTAGAATTCACCATCTATGACAGTCACTTCACTCCGAGTGACCCAGTCATGGTTTTCCTGGCTGTGCGCACATCAGACACTAATGCACCACGGGTCTCCATCAACACTGGGCTGACCCTCCTAGAAGGGCAGTCCCGACCAATGGAGAGTCACAATTTTCAGGTAGTTGATAATGACAACCCGGATAATGTACAGATCATTGTTGTAGGTGGTTTGAGACAGGGAAGACTGCTGGTGGATGGCCTCCCTGCCATTATGTTCACCCCATACCATGTAGCAGAAGGCACCGTTGTTTACCAGCATGATGACAGTGATTCTGACAAGGATAATATACAACTGAGAATCACTGATGGAGCCCACAGTGTGCGAGCCAGCTTCCCAATCAGCATCCTTCCCAAAGATGACAGTCCTCCTTTCCTAATCAATAATGTCATCTTCCATCTCAAGGAAGGAGAGACCATTCCTATTGATGGTGACATGCTGACTGCATCTGACATGGACTCAAGTGATGACTACATCTTGTTCAGCATTATCCATCCACCAGTATCAGGACGCATCCTgaaaaaatattcatggcaATCACTTGGTCATCCTATCAACTCTTTCTTACAGAGGGATCTTTTTGAAGGATGTATATACTACCAGCACACAGGTGATGAGATGTTTACTGACTCTTTTGAGTTTGTTCTTCGTGACAGTAGTGATCCACCCAACGAGTCGGAACCACAGTCAGTTGTGATCCAAGTCATCCCAATTGATGATCTGCCTCCAGCTCGATTGCCAGAGATGACAAACTCCCTGGTTGTCAAAGAAACAGAAGTTGGGGTTTTTACTAAAGCACATCTATCTTACCATGATGAAGAGTCAGAGGATGATGACCTTATGTTCACCATCACTACCATGTGTCTGTTTGTGGACTCTCTAAGCTTGGATGATGCAGGGACTGTTGTCTCCACTGAAAACATGCCAGTGATGATGAAAACTGATGCAGTTCGCCCTGTCCGAATGTTCCACCAGAGCGAGATTGACCACATGAAAATTGCTTATGTACCACCGATGCATGACATTGGACCAAAATCTCAAAGGGTACAGTTCATCTATTCAGTAAGTGATCCTTCTGGAAATACAGTCACAGGGCAGAGGTTTGACATCACCATCTTGCCTGTGGACAATGTTTCCCCAGAAGTGCAGGTCAATGTGCTGACTGTGAAGGAAGGGCAGTCTGTTGTCATCACTGTGGAAAACTTGATAGTTTCAGACAGCGACACTCCTGTAAATgaagttgtttttattttgaccaGCCAACCAAATTATGGAAGCCTGCAAGTGAAAGGTGTTGAACTGGCACTGGACAGGATGTTCACATTTGAAGATCTTGTTCATTACAAGGTCAG TTATTCTCACGATGGCTCTGAGGTAACAAGGGACAGGTTTTCTCTCAAAGTCAGTGATGGGGTGAACTCTGTCACCCTGGAAGTACCAGTGGAGGTTCATGCAGTAAATGATGAAGCACCAGTTATGCTAGATGGTCTCCGTCAACACTTAACTGTGCCTGAAGGAGAAACAGTTGTTCTCACACCTGAAGTGCTATCAGCCACTGACACTGATACAGATGACGACCAGTTGACTTTTATCGTGGTGCAGCCGCCACACAGAGGTATGCTGTACAGGGACGGTGTTGTGGCCACACAGTTCAGCCAACGCGACGTGTACGCTGGTGCCGTTAGCTACTCTCACACAGAGGCAGAGGTTGGGACGACAGCTGTGCAGGATTCTTTCACACTGGTTGTCTCAGACGACCCTTTCCCTCGCAATGCACTACCAGTGCATGATGTGAATATTACTATCACTCCAGTGGACAATCAGCCACCAGAAGTTATCTTGGACAGTCCTTTTATTGTCGATGAAG GCCTGTCAGCCCCTATCAAGGAGATAATGTTGAATGCCTATGATGTTGACACTGATGAAGACAATCTTGGGTTCATTGTCACACTGCAGCCAGCATGGGGATATGTAGAGAACATAGCACCAATGCCAGGGCATGAAAAAGGCAACATAGGAATTGAAATAACATCCTTCCAGTTGACGAATATCAAAGAGGGTCATATCAGATATGTTCAGTCCGTCCATATTGGAGCAGAACCAACCCAGGACCAGCTGGTTGTGTGTGTTACAGATGGAAGACATCAGTCCAACAACGTCACCGTTCCCATAGCCATACGACCACGGAATGATGAGGTGCCAAACTTGACTGTCCGCGATTTTGACATTGCAGAGGGAGATACTGTGGAACTAGACTTGTCTATACTAGACATCACTGACTTAGATCTGCCACCTGATGATGTCATATTTTCTGTGACAAAGCCTCCCCAGCATGGGCAACTCTTTGACAGCAGCAGTCAGCACAGTAATGTCCTACAGTATGTTACCTGGGAGGAGCTGAGGACTAGGATGAGACTTGCGTATAGCCATGATGGGTCTGAAAGTAAAGAAGACGACTTCTCTATTGTTGTTACAGATGGAAAACATGTTGTGAAAAAGACCATAAAAGTTAGCATCAAGGCACTCAATGATGAAAAACCAGAAGTGATCAGAAATACTGGCCTCATTGTCGGTCCCTTAGAAAGCAAAGTTTTGTCTAGTGTTGTTTTACAGTCCAAAGATAAAGATAACAGTGCCAAGGATCTTGTATACGTTCCACTTACTGTCCCTAAAAGGGGCGTACTGCAGCTGAGACAGAAGCCATCTGAAAGTTGGAAGGACATAAAAAAAGAACAGAACTTTACACAGTGGCATGTGGACATGAACATGGTGAGGTATCTACATACAGGACTTACAGGGTCCAAGGGAATGGATCTTTTTAACTTCTATGTGACTGATGGAATGCATGTGACTCCTGCGCAAGACTTTATTGTTACCAtcaagaaaatgaagaagaCAGGAATCCAGGTACTCAGTAGGGATGTTCACGTCAAAGAGGGAAGTAGGATTGTCTTGAGTACAGATGTCTTGTCTGCCACAGATGGTACTAATGAGGTAGAAAACTTGATCTTCACCATTGTAAACCCGCCCAGCCAAGGGAACATAGAAGATATCAATGCACCAGGACTGTCCCTCAACACATTTTCCCAGTTAGACCTGCTTGGTCACAGGGTTGTTTATGCCCTCACAAGTAAGGCTGATGTTTCTTCGGACTTAATTACATTCACGGTTACTAATGGGGTGAGGCAGCAGAACGTCTCTCTCGCTGTCAGCATCATGGCAGTGGATGACACACCACCTACATTGTCTAAAAATGTGGGGATCAAGCCTCATCTTGGAGAAGTCTTAACTATAACTTCACAGGACCTGCTGCTGACAGACCCAGATTCACCAGCGGACAATCTTGTGGTCAACGTTGTACAGGGTCCCAGATACGGGCACATCCTGATGGGGGGAGTTGCTGTAGTTGATAGATTTACTCAAGCCGACATAGATGCCAGACAAATATCATACAGACATGGTGGCGGAAAGGCAAGCATTGACAGATTTTCTTTCACTGCAACTGATGGAAGAAATAAGGGCTTCTTTGTGATGGGAAAGCTGTTGGACGAGCCAGTATTTTTTGAAATAGAAGTGGATTTGACAAGGAGGCAACCAATGCTAGTAAAGAAGGCTGTTCCTTCTCCATTGCTGAAAATGAGTGGTGGGCGTGTGGGATTTCAGCTGACAGATGAAGTGCTTAAAGTTGGAGACTCAACAATTAAGTCCTCACAGTTTGTTTTCACAATCACACGTTTACCCCTTCATGGCTACCTTGAGAGGCGAAAAGATGGTTCTATTGTCACAACATCATTTACTCAAGAGGATGTCAGTGATGGAGAGGTTGTGTATATTCTCAATAAGGATGTGTATGTGACCAGTGACAGCTTTTTATTCTTTGTATCAGACGCTGATGGAAACATACTGAAGAACCAAAG GTTCGACCTGAAGTGGTCTGCAGTTGAAATGGTCCATCCTCAGTATTCAGTGTGTGAAGATGTGGGGTCAGTGTCCATTCTTCTGAGAAGACGAGGTGCCTTGGAACAGTCCGTGTTTGTAGGTGTCCATGTCAAAGGTTTAACAGCAGAGGAGGGGCAGGACTTCACCACAGGTCGAGCCCAGCAGATTCAATTTGACCCAG GTGTCAGGGAAGGACAATGGACCATAGGGATTAGAAAAGACACTCTTGAGGAAAATAAGGAAAAGTTGCGAGTGCAGCTGCGAAACCCAGATAACACTTTGCTTGGACATCAGGACAAGTCTCTGGTGATCATACATGACTTCCAAAATG GTAAGTGTAGCAGCAAAGGGCAAGAGACCAGAAGCACAGTCAACATGGAACAAACTGGGGAAACTGCGAGGGCTACTGGAAATGTG TACCATGGACTTCTTCCTGTGAAAACAAGGACTCAGACTCATCCAATCACATCAGCCCAGGTCAGTCTACAAAGAATCTTGTCTCCTGCTCAAGACAAAAGGAGCAATCCAGGAAGACCCAGCTTTGCAACAGTGCAG GGTAACGGGAAGAGGTCAGGCGTGAGGCGGAGACCGTGTGACCGCTCCACTgaaggtctgctgcagtacgaGTCCAGGCAACTCTATCAGTGTGATGGCAGAAGGTGGCAACTGTGGGAAccacag GAGCAACCCTTGAAAGGTGTTTGCCAAACAG